One genomic segment of Brevibacillus laterosporus LMG 15441 includes these proteins:
- a CDS encoding MFS transporter → MSQEGQLPTIRTTLRWWILANVSLGIFMSTLDGSITNVALPSISGTLDVPLHIVQWVVTAYLLAIASLLPIIGKLSDLFGRGNLYNLGFLIFLIGSALCGLSKSIWMLIGMRVLQAAGAALLMANSQAIIAATFPKEERGRALGITGMVVSLGSLSGPAIGGILVDSFGWESIFWINVPIGLIGFIAALRIMPKQHQKRVGEPFDYLGSIMYMTSMITFLYTISNAEEHGWTTGITLGGLLFSFIIFVLFYRRETRISHPMLDFSLFKIRTFRSGSFATLLSFLSLFCITILMPFYMQLVLEYPPNIVGYVMMANAVMMAIVAPFSGWLSDKIGCYYLTISGLVINAISFVLLTKLTTNEPAWLVATHMGIFGIGTGLFLSPNNASILGSVPPTLLGAAGGLNALVRNIGMVLGTTFAISLFSFQLNRLTEDQSGFSSTDILNVEAYMTALHTVFWVAAVICLFAAVLSSMRDKPQRQKRKVA, encoded by the coding sequence ATGAGTCAGGAAGGTCAATTGCCTACTATCAGGACTACACTTCGCTGGTGGATACTTGCTAATGTGTCTTTGGGAATCTTTATGTCAACATTGGATGGCAGCATCACGAATGTAGCTCTCCCTAGTATTTCGGGTACATTAGACGTTCCCCTGCATATTGTACAATGGGTTGTAACAGCTTATTTATTAGCGATCGCTTCCCTTTTACCTATTATTGGAAAATTATCGGATCTTTTTGGACGTGGGAACTTATATAATCTGGGATTTTTAATTTTTTTGATTGGATCTGCTTTATGCGGTTTATCAAAATCCATTTGGATGTTAATTGGCATGCGTGTCCTACAAGCTGCTGGCGCCGCACTGCTGATGGCTAATAGTCAAGCGATCATAGCTGCCACTTTTCCCAAAGAAGAACGTGGTCGGGCCCTCGGAATAACCGGTATGGTGGTATCACTTGGTTCATTATCCGGCCCAGCCATCGGTGGCATTCTAGTTGATTCGTTTGGCTGGGAATCTATTTTTTGGATTAACGTACCCATCGGTTTAATCGGATTTATCGCAGCATTACGTATCATGCCAAAACAGCACCAAAAACGTGTGGGAGAACCTTTCGACTATCTTGGTTCTATTATGTATATGACAAGTATGATTACCTTCCTATATACCATTTCTAATGCTGAGGAACATGGATGGACAACGGGAATTACATTAGGTGGTCTTCTCTTTTCATTCATCATCTTTGTCTTATTTTATCGACGTGAAACACGAATCTCACATCCTATGCTTGACTTCTCACTATTTAAGATAAGGACCTTCCGTTCAGGAAGCTTTGCGACTCTCCTGTCTTTTCTCTCTCTTTTTTGCATAACTATTCTCATGCCGTTTTATATGCAATTGGTGCTAGAATATCCCCCGAATATCGTGGGTTATGTGATGATGGCAAATGCTGTGATGATGGCGATCGTTGCTCCGTTCTCCGGTTGGCTGTCTGATAAAATTGGCTGCTACTATTTAACGATCTCAGGCTTGGTGATTAATGCGATATCCTTTGTTCTGCTAACGAAGCTTACAACAAATGAACCGGCATGGCTTGTCGCAACACATATGGGCATATTTGGAATTGGCACTGGTCTTTTTTTATCTCCAAACAATGCTAGTATTCTCGGATCAGTTCCGCCCACACTATTAGGAGCAGCAGGCGGTCTAAATGCATTAGTCCGCAATATCGGGATGGTATTAGGGACGACATTTGCTATCTCACTATTCTCTTTTCAATTGAATAGATTAACTGAAGATCAATCTGGATTTAGTAGCACTGATATCCTAAATGTGGAAGCTTACATGACTGCTCTTCATACTGTCTTTTGGGTAGCAGCCGTGATTTGCCTTTTTGCTGCCGTACTCTCTTCTATGCGTGATAAGCCTCAACGACAGAAAAGGAAAGTGGCGTAG